The following proteins come from a genomic window of Halorussus halophilus:
- a CDS encoding HEAT repeat domain-containing protein: protein MTSLFELEKTGDADEITSLLTRSNSEAVRRRAAEILGDIDAPDKLVLDPLVKAAKSDENDAVRAAAIDALDQRHAVERLIREISDKEISSDGAEWARAEAFAESLTDEQAELRMASANALGRIGSQAGTKPLVQRLGDPDPRVRARAARALGRIGDPRAVSALEKVLADSNVEVRREAADSLGRIGGEEALSALLGLLDDESETVRRIAANSLGNFGSAKPLDALISLLSDDIEAVRRAAVFSLIELLSNAPGQQSHKLRETMVEKLSATDHKSVVDSLVEILDEGRQAHQRRNAAWLLGRVTGDRNREAAIEALAGVLDDEDGMTSQFAATSITNIGGEAAEDALLDLLDDTEASSAARAKAAFALGKVGGERARDRLDSIIDRTDDEQVRKRAFSALSKLGGRN from the coding sequence GTGACTTCGCTGTTCGAACTCGAAAAGACCGGCGACGCCGACGAGATTACCTCGCTACTCACGAGGAGTAACAGCGAGGCAGTCCGCCGTCGCGCCGCCGAAATCCTCGGCGACATCGACGCCCCCGACAAGTTAGTTCTGGACCCGCTGGTCAAGGCGGCCAAGTCCGACGAGAACGACGCCGTGCGGGCCGCGGCTATAGACGCTCTCGACCAGCGCCACGCCGTCGAGCGACTCATCCGAGAGATTTCCGACAAAGAGATTTCCTCTGACGGAGCCGAGTGGGCACGCGCGGAGGCGTTCGCCGAGTCGCTGACCGACGAGCAAGCCGAACTCCGGATGGCCTCGGCCAACGCGTTGGGCCGCATCGGGAGTCAAGCAGGCACGAAACCGCTCGTCCAGCGACTTGGTGACCCCGACCCACGAGTGAGAGCGCGAGCGGCGCGCGCGCTGGGTCGCATCGGCGACCCGCGAGCGGTGTCTGCACTCGAAAAAGTGTTAGCCGACAGCAATGTCGAGGTGCGCCGCGAAGCGGCCGATTCGCTCGGCCGAATAGGGGGTGAGGAAGCACTGTCGGCACTTCTGGGCCTGCTGGACGACGAAAGCGAGACCGTGCGGCGAATCGCGGCGAACTCGCTGGGGAACTTCGGGAGCGCGAAGCCGCTGGACGCACTCATCTCACTCCTCTCGGACGACATCGAAGCAGTGCGGCGCGCGGCGGTGTTCTCGCTCATCGAACTGCTCTCGAACGCGCCGGGCCAACAGAGCCACAAACTCCGGGAGACGATGGTCGAGAAACTAAGCGCGACCGACCACAAGAGCGTCGTGGACTCGCTGGTCGAAATTCTGGACGAAGGGCGACAGGCACACCAGCGGCGAAACGCCGCGTGGCTACTCGGGCGCGTGACCGGCGACCGCAATCGAGAGGCCGCAATCGAAGCCTTAGCCGGTGTACTGGACGACGAGGACGGGATGACCTCGCAGTTCGCGGCGACGAGCATCACGAACATTGGGGGCGAGGCTGCCGAGGACGCACTACTCGATCTGTTGGACGACACGGAAGCGAGTTCGGCCGCGCGCGCGAAGGCGGCGTTCGCGCTCGGCAAGGTCGGCGGCGAACGCGCGCGAGACAGATTAGATTCGATAATCGACAGAACGGACGACGAACAAGTTCGGAAACGCGCGTTCTCGGCACTTTCGAAACTCGGTGGCCGGAATTAG
- a CDS encoding archaellin/type IV pilin N-terminal domain-containing protein, with translation MKEKLKERLTDRGQVGIGTLIVFIAMVLVAAIAAGVLINTAGFLQTKSEQTGQESSAQVSNRVQVVSGFGNVANEQVDYINLTVMRGSGSDDINLSTATIEWIGPNTAKTLTSNTTDSITVESSETNLVGSTPYFAVNAIKDPSDSVPVLDEQDDRFKVTLNTTAISGSYLGEGEEVELKLTTQYGAVTIYRANVPQSLSQESAVTV, from the coding sequence ATGAAAGAGAAACTCAAGGAACGTCTAACTGACAGAGGTCAGGTGGGTATCGGTACCCTCATCGTCTTCATCGCAATGGTTCTGGTCGCCGCAATTGCCGCTGGCGTCCTCATCAACACTGCAGGCTTCCTGCAGACGAAGTCCGAGCAGACCGGTCAAGAGTCGTCCGCACAGGTGTCCAACCGCGTGCAGGTCGTCTCCGGCTTCGGTAACGTCGCCAACGAGCAGGTGGATTACATCAACCTCACCGTGATGCGCGGCTCTGGTTCCGACGACATCAACCTCTCGACTGCGACTATCGAGTGGATTGGTCCGAATACGGCCAAGACGCTGACGAGCAACACGACAGACAGCATCACTGTCGAGTCGTCCGAGACGAACCTCGTCGGCAGTACCCCGTACTTCGCGGTCAACGCAATCAAGGATCCGTCCGACTCGGTGCCAGTCCTCGACGAACAGGATGACCGCTTCAAGGTCACCCTGAACACGACGGCAATCAGTGGTTCATACCTCGGCGAGGGCGAGGAAGTCGAACTCAAGCTCACCACCCAGTACGGTGCAGTCACCATCTACCGCGCAAACGTCCCGCAGTCGCTCTCCCAAGAGAGCGCGGTGACGGTCTAA